Proteins encoded in a region of the Coregonus clupeaformis isolate EN_2021a chromosome 9, ASM2061545v1, whole genome shotgun sequence genome:
- the LOC121573748 gene encoding uncharacterized protein LOC121573748 — MNGSLVCLFLYCVVIMGTAVLANDGNNPTGENFTTENGTLANPNATMGPSGTTELTKLDNSTNQISTKDVQSESTTPATLNTSETSGTNSPVNTNNTPSRANTKPTAYPPLEAKPSPGSYCLFEKNEGTILLMVTGGLVVLCTILLVSTVVLSCQVCHLKRRPRISSRPTRSNVDLVSGAAYLGIGQRTKERPDSEPSETSLMMAELKQTQEGERGKEDKEQGKNEMAKDTPKKDEKKEATENGVSGAANPSQGSPVTTTTKQPAEPSDPAATAVSPPSQASSDVVVVVG; from the coding sequence ATGAATGGCTCCCTTGTCTGCCTCTTCCTGTACTGTGTGGTAATCATGGGAACAGCAGTACTTGCTAATGACGGTAACAATCCTACTGGTGAAAACTTCACAACTGAAAATGGAACTTTGGCTAACCCTAACGCAACCATGGGACCTTCTGGAACTACAGAATTAACAAAATTAGACAATTCAACAAATCAAATCTCAACCAAAGATGTTCAGTCAGAATCAACAACGCCAGCTACACTCAACACCAGTGAAACATCTGGAACCAATAGCCCAGTGAACACCAACAACACACCATCCAGAGCCAACACCAAACCTACTGCCTACCCTCCACTTGAGGCCAAACCCAGCCCCGGCTCTTACTGTCTGTTTGAGAAGAATGAGGGAACCATCCTGCTGATGGTGACAGGTGGCCTGGTGGTCCTGTGTACCATCCTGCTGGTTTCCACCGTGGTGCTGTCATGCCAGGTGTGCCACCTGAAGCGCCGGCCCCGCATCAGCAGCCGCCCCACCCGCAGCAATGTAGACCTGGTGAGTGGTGCTGCGTACTTGGGCATTGGCCAGAGGACCAAGGAGAGGCCTGACTCTGAGCCCAGTGAGACCAGCCTGATGATGGCAGAGCTCAAACAGAcccaggagggggagaggggcaaGGAAGACAAGGAGCAAGGGAAAAATGAGATGGCGAAAGACACACCCAAGAAGGACGAGAAGAAGGAAGCGACGGAAAACGGGGTGTCAGGAGCTGCAAACCCTAGCCAGGGGAGCCcagtcaccaccaccaccaagcaGCCTGCAGAGCCCTCTGACCCCGCAGCCACAGCAGTCTCTCCCCCCTCCCAAGCCTCCAGTGATGTTGTTGTGGTTGTGGGGTGA